The Candidatus Nomurabacteria bacterium genome includes a region encoding these proteins:
- a CDS encoding DUF4203 domain-containing protein, with amino-acid sequence MKEVIFALLAGGLGVLLLTAGYRFARILIPLWAFFAGFSVGAAVFADATSVGFIATTMGIVTGLIIGFVFALFAYFFYSLAVVLLGATTGYWIGTAFMSWIGFSKGFLSAVVGISLGVVFALATIGLNVAKYLLVALTSMAGAVALVGGILVLFNKIELSAFDYTTASAVISNSVLWTIVTFVLISLGIVIQIITTNSYVLDDWTTEYGAPKK; translated from the coding sequence ATGAAAGAGGTAATTTTTGCGCTACTGGCAGGTGGTTTAGGCGTTTTGCTACTAACAGCCGGGTATCGTTTTGCTAGAATTCTAATTCCACTTTGGGCATTTTTTGCCGGATTTTCAGTTGGAGCAGCCGTTTTTGCAGATGCCACGAGTGTTGGCTTTATTGCGACAACAATGGGCATCGTCACAGGGCTCATCATAGGTTTTGTATTTGCACTATTTGCCTACTTTTTCTACAGCTTGGCTGTTGTACTACTTGGCGCAACAACCGGTTATTGGATAGGTACGGCATTTATGAGTTGGATTGGTTTTAGTAAAGGTTTCTTAAGTGCCGTTGTTGGTATATCACTTGGCGTTGTATTTGCGCTCGCAACTATTGGGCTCAATGTTGCAAAATATTTGCTCGTGGCACTTACATCTATGGCTGGTGCAGTTGCGCTGGTTGGTGGCATATTGGTGCTATTCAATAAAATTGAACTCAGCGCATTTGATTACACCACAGCGAGTGCGGTTATTAGCAACTCGGTACTATGGACGATAGTTACGTTTGTATTAATATCACTGGGTATTGTTATACAAATAATTACCACAAACTCGTACGTATTAGATGATTGGACAACCGAATACGGAGCGCCAAAGAAATAG
- a CDS encoding O-antigen ligase family protein, producing the protein MGSMSARDWRFIVFICLLIGAPFSKYPSIAIPLFNFPSFRIGAYQLVATIFVLLCVKPMYHAGATFFNTYHKLTFYSLAVFSALTAISVLWSLYPARSFLLAVSVLLLVATVLAGWWFAANELSNKRRIIMVHALLYASIGFGIIALIQLVIFTLTNSTLGVLCPGCTAEVFGFPRVNGLAAEPQFFANAMIPFVFAALYSVVKSPNKLGWAALVASVGTIGLTFSRGAYVALAISLLAVAIALYARKLTSLKTIMISYGVIALSIIGSLVLLVTAATIRYNGTPDITYQTVDSITEHLTVGVIDLPDPTPVPQQAPSEASQDKFVSPGLIEASGNERLSAAELALSAWRDTPLTFLFGVGAGNLGPYVVANIEPTAPDNLTVYIYYILLLAELGIIGLTAIVIVFGSAIKALARYSSLEAVMMNGRLGAFALQFFFFGSYINVVYIWLWIGIALGITSVANVPKKAPKKV; encoded by the coding sequence ATGGGTTCAATGTCAGCACGCGATTGGCGTTTTATTGTTTTTATCTGTCTCTTAATTGGAGCACCATTTTCTAAATATCCTAGCATTGCTATTCCGTTATTTAACTTTCCGTCATTCAGAATTGGTGCCTACCAGCTCGTCGCGACAATTTTTGTATTGTTATGCGTAAAACCAATGTACCACGCCGGTGCTACTTTTTTTAATACATATCATAAGCTAACCTTTTACTCACTAGCAGTATTTTCTGCACTTACTGCTATAAGTGTCTTGTGGTCTTTGTACCCTGCGCGTAGTTTTTTACTGGCAGTTTCTGTATTATTGCTTGTTGCTACTGTGTTAGCTGGCTGGTGGTTTGCCGCCAACGAACTTTCTAATAAAAGAAGAATTATTATGGTGCATGCATTACTGTATGCCAGTATTGGATTTGGCATAATCGCTCTTATACAATTGGTTATTTTTACGCTAACCAATAGCACACTCGGTGTTCTATGCCCTGGTTGTACGGCCGAAGTATTTGGCTTTCCTCGGGTGAACGGCTTAGCGGCAGAACCGCAATTCTTTGCCAATGCCATGATACCTTTTGTGTTTGCTGCGCTATATAGCGTCGTTAAATCACCAAATAAGCTCGGGTGGGCAGCCTTGGTGGCATCGGTAGGCACAATTGGGCTTACTTTTTCTCGGGGTGCCTACGTAGCGCTGGCTATAAGCCTTTTAGCTGTGGCAATTGCGCTTTATGCACGTAAGCTCACTTCTCTTAAGACAATTATGATAAGTTACGGTGTGATTGCTCTTAGTATCATTGGCTCTTTAGTACTGCTTGTCACGGCGGCCACCATACGCTACAACGGCACTCCGGATATCACCTATCAAACAGTAGATAGCATTACCGAGCACCTAACGGTTGGGGTAATAGATCTACCAGATCCAACTCCAGTACCACAACAGGCACCTTCTGAAGCGTCACAGGACAAATTTGTAAGCCCAGGGCTCATTGAAGCATCAGGTAACGAACGCCTAAGCGCTGCAGAGCTGGCACTATCAGCTTGGCGCGACACACCACTTACCTTTTTGTTTGGAGTTGGCGCGGGTAATCTTGGCCCGTATGTTGTTGCCAATATAGAACCTACTGCACCAGATAATCTCACCGTGTATATATACTATATTTTACTGCTTGCAGAACTGGGCATTATTGGGTTGACTGCTATAGTAATTGTGTTTGGTTCAGCTATAAAAGCACTTGCGCGCTACAGTAGTCTAGAAGCAGTGATGATGAATGGACGTTTGGGTGCGTTTGCACTGCAGTTCTTTTTCTTTGGCAGCTACATCAACGTTGTCTATATTTGGCTATGGATTGGTATAGCACTTGGTATTACAAGCGTGGCAAATGTGCCCAAAAAAGCTCCAAAGAAGGTATAA
- a CDS encoding GtrA family protein, with translation MRIKKKTRKLITQIVEYMIAGGAWFWSGYIIISVLDDRIALFWANFIGNAVGISINFILNKYWVFKTKKQSDLLNTTWRYVIYTALNAFLLNYLILQGLRDIGIEPEIGQFLAAGFFTVWNFIWYKVWVFKGQPKPKKRIKHHA, from the coding sequence ATGCGTATAAAAAAGAAAACTAGAAAACTCATTACACAGATTGTAGAATACATGATTGCTGGTGGCGCATGGTTTTGGAGTGGCTACATCATTATATCTGTTTTAGATGATAGAATTGCCTTATTTTGGGCGAATTTTATAGGTAACGCAGTGGGTATAAGTATTAATTTTATCCTTAATAAATATTGGGTGTTTAAAACTAAAAAACAATCAGATTTATTAAATACTACTTGGCGATATGTTATATACACAGCTTTAAATGCCTTTTTACTAAATTATTTAATACTGCAAGGATTACGTGATATTGGCATAGAACCAGAAATAGGCCAATTTTTGGCAGCTGGGTTCTTTACGGTGTGGAATTTTATCTGGTATAAAGTATGGGTATTTAAGGGGCAACCAAAGCCTAAAAAAAGGATAAAACACCATGCCTGA
- a CDS encoding Sua5/YciO/YrdC/YwlC family protein, giving the protein MFVSAAQAGAMLRGGAVGVVPTESVYGLIALATDVAAIERVYDVKHRPSTKPCIVLIAQPEDMAQFDIEPSDIITARQYWPGKVSVVVPCSNPHLEHLTRGTGSIAFRVAGTAILQEILALSGPIIAPSANPDTLAPATTIQQAQDYFGESIDFYVDGGICNELPSSVVHAKTGKIYRK; this is encoded by the coding sequence ATGTTCGTATCTGCCGCACAAGCTGGTGCAATGCTGCGCGGTGGCGCTGTTGGTGTAGTGCCCACAGAATCGGTCTACGGGCTCATTGCCCTCGCTACTGACGTAGCTGCTATTGAGCGTGTGTACGATGTAAAACATCGCCCAAGCACTAAACCATGTATTGTCTTAATTGCTCAGCCAGAAGATATGGCCCAATTTGATATTGAGCCGTCAGATATCATTACTGCGCGCCAGTATTGGCCGGGCAAGGTTAGCGTTGTGGTGCCATGCAGTAACCCACACCTAGAACACCTTACTCGGGGTACTGGGAGTATTGCGTTTAGGGTCGCTGGCACAGCTATATTACAAGAAATTTTAGCACTGAGCGGCCCCATTATTGCACCAAGCGCCAACCCAGATACACTTGCACCCGCTACAACTATACAGCAGGCTCAAGACTACTTTGGCGAATCGATTGACTTTTATGTAGACGGAGGCATCTGTAACGAGCTCCCTTCTAGTGTCGTTCATGCAAAAACAGGTAAAATATATAGAAAATAG
- a CDS encoding GIY-YIG nuclease family protein: protein MYQVYVIYNDVVNKYYISQSGNLDRRIKSHNYKLGKHHTARFEGEWKLIYKESFSTRSEAIKREKQLKTSRGRAYISNYIPG from the coding sequence ATGTATCAGGTGTACGTCATATATAATGATGTTGTTAATAAGTACTACATAAGCCAAAGCGGTAATTTAGACAGAAGGATTAAGTCGCACAATTATAAATTGGGCAAACACCATACAGCAAGGTTTGAGGGCGAATGGAAGTTGATATATAAAGAATCATTTTCCACCCGCTCTGAGGCAATTAAGCGCGAAAAGCAATTAAAAACTTCACGTGGTCGGGCGTACATTTCAAATTATATTCCTGGGTAA
- a CDS encoding PH domain-containing protein, with product MEQTTILKRSPKGLQVQVITLGVAAFVLAIFGTWATAKLFGWAPNQGFGLKVLIWIMLLLGWGVTSVKLWFDWNVKRYEIAKDALIIHSKAGNWGTSKAIYRYESIISLKMTQGVMGKRFGYGDVHIRIPKIEGDVVMNDIDHPIEQLSELQKRIGERSVGSDTLIM from the coding sequence ATGGAACAAACAACTATTTTAAAACGTAGCCCAAAGGGGTTGCAAGTACAGGTAATTACTCTAGGGGTTGCTGCTTTTGTATTAGCTATTTTTGGTACATGGGCCACTGCTAAATTATTTGGGTGGGCACCTAACCAGGGTTTTGGATTGAAAGTGTTAATTTGGATTATGCTCTTGTTAGGATGGGGAGTTACTTCTGTTAAATTATGGTTCGATTGGAACGTAAAAAGGTACGAAATAGCCAAAGATGCTCTAATTATACATTCTAAGGCCGGTAACTGGGGCACCTCAAAAGCAATATACCGTTACGAATCAATTATTTCGCTTAAGATGACTCAAGGTGTTATGGGCAAGCGTTTTGGGTATGGCGATGTACACATTCGCATCCCAAAAATAGAAGGTGACGTTGTTATGAATGATATAGATCACCCTATAGAACAACTTTCTGAGTTACAAAAACGTATAGGCGAACGTAGTGTCGGCTCAGACACACTTATAATGTAG